The following are encoded in a window of Peromyscus maniculatus bairdii isolate BWxNUB_F1_BW_parent chromosome X, HU_Pman_BW_mat_3.1, whole genome shotgun sequence genomic DNA:
- the Nhsl2 gene encoding NHS-like protein 2 isoform X6 has product MMGNSHHKQPRSKSQSSRMHSATGQQFDRHASFRHSLFNTETAVNPKSTLRRRRTIIGFSNFSQRDPGHSNSPAGSLVCSATSDVRPGHSAPQVVQGRVAVGQEARFPSLTSPGPRHSSSEPADPHQARGGPDPPGMESMAVVYSVPGSCNGPTESTFSASWKGEAFTYMTPSASSQGNQGSENGKNPSSGNSWVSLNTLPPLVPKEAATLFVTRDNPAGCTGLPRYSEHLTQRRQIPERPPKIGLLARGTSRLETGPGGTNRFRERSLSVPTDSGVTSVDYDEEQKAGEACILPYASTSSEGSNSTDNIAALSTEQEARHRRQRSKSISLKKAKKKPSPPMRSVSLVKDEPVLPPEGELAMPKDQRPRSLCLSLEHQGHHSSQPDAQGHAQSSVPTLKDPEGTQFSHHWYLTDWKSGDTCQSLSSSSTATGTTVIECTQVQGSSESLASPSTSRATTPSQLSIEVEAREVASPGRPTGLMSPSSGYSSQSETPTPTVSMSLTLGHLPPPSTSGRVRPVVPERKSSLPPTSPMEKICKSRLSFDLPLTSSTTLDLSGMNISIRSKTKVSRHHSDTNFGAKLAQKSSPNQPIMPMVTPSDLRSVRLRSISKSEPEDDVESPDYTEEPGAEEVFTLPEKKVKPPIAEKPPLARRPPSLIHRPPSLSGEHPLTSPTMAMTPKSSVPHMKQLPQDSYTVLRKPKSPSFPSSRSPGESTAPSSLVCTPLAGSSGAFFSGTQQPPQATVEDGGAKVRALPERISLQSQEEAEKKISKIPPPVPKKPSVLYLPLTSPVAPTDACTAEPRLPFSPIITLEEDAKCPSTGDDLKSPGKSVASAPPVDSKKEAISPGRPVEPSTEEKSLISDKTAEWISEEDDDVFVASRTTEDLFTVIHRSKRKLLGWKEPGEAFPGSRPSSHSPVKNTADSPTSESAAATGPSGSASLDAGRNDDFKALLQKKGSKATPKTRPSAAELLKTTNPLARRIIAQFSKDYEPTDNPST; this is encoded by the exons GGCAGCAGTTTGATAGACATGCAAGTTTTCGACACTCGTTGTTTAACACAGAGACAGCCGTGAACCCCAAGTCCACCCTGAGGCGGAGGCGGACCATTATTGGATTCTCTAACTTTTCTCAGCGAGACCCAG GTCACAGCAACAGCCCAGCGGGCAGCCTGGTCTGCTCCGCCACCTCAGACGTCAGGCCCGGCCACTCGGCTCCACAAGTTGTTCAGGGAAGAGTTGCTGTTGGGCAGGAAGCTCGGTTTCCAAGTCTCACCTCGCCAGGACCGAGACACTCTTCTAGTGAGCCTGCAGACCCACACCAGGCACGTGGTGGCCCAGACCCTCCGGGCatggagagcatggcagtggtgtaCAGTGTCCCCGGTTCTTGCAATGGACCGACAGAGTCAACGTTCTCCGCCTCCTGGAAGGGAGAAGCTTTCACATACATGACACCAAGTGCCAGCAGCCAGGGCAATCAAGGcagtgaaaatggaaaaaatccTTCCTCTGGAAATTCCTGGGTGTCTCTGAACACACTCCCACCTCTGGTCCCTAAGGAGGCGGCTACCCTCTTTGTCACCCGGGATAACCCAGCAGGATGCACTGGGCTACCCAGATACTCTGAGCACCTCACTCAGCGAAGGCAAATACCAGAAAGACCTCCCAAGATTGGCCTTCTGGCCCGTGGTACCTCAAGACTGGAAACAGGCCCAGGCGGGACCAACAGATTCCGGGAGCGGTCACTGTCTGTGCCCACAGACTCCGGGGTCACCTCAGTGGACTATGATGAAGAACAGAAGGCTGGGGAGGCCTGCATCCTGCCTTATGCCAGTACAAGTTCTGAAGGTAGCAACAGTACTGACAACATTGCGGCCCTCAGCACTGAGCAAGAGGCGCGGCACAGAAGGCAAAGATCCAAAAGTATTTCACTCAAGAAGGCTAAAAAGAAGCCCTCTCCACCCATGCGCAGTGTCTCACTAGTCAAAGACGAACCAGTCCTCCCACCAGAAGGTGAACTGGCAATGCCCAAGGACCAGAGGCCCAGGAGCCTTTGCCTCTCCTTGGAACACCAAGGGCATCATTCATCTCAGCCTGATGCTCAAGGTCACGCGCAAAGCTCTGTGCCAACTCTCAAAGATCCGGAAGGTACACAGTTCTCTCACCACTGGTATCTTACTGACTGGAAGTCTGGTGACACCTGCCAATCCTTGTCCAGCTCCAGCACTGCCACTGGTACCACGGTCATTGAGTGCACTCAAGTTCAGGGAAGCTCCGAGTCTCTGGCCTCCCCTTCCACCTCCAGAGCGACAACCCCCTCCCAGCTCTCCATTGAGGTGGAAGCCAGGGAAGTAGCCTCCCCTGGAAGGCCCACTGGACTGATGTCTCCTTCCAGTGGGTACTCCAGCCAGTCAGAGACACCCACGCCCACTGTCTCCATGTCCTTGACCCTGGGCCACTTACCCCCTCCAAGCACCAGTGGCCGAGTACGTCCAGTGGTGCCAGAAAGGAAGTCATCACTGCCTCCAACTTCGCCAATGGAAAAAATCTGCAAGTCACGGTTATCATTTGACCTACCACTGACCTCTTCAACTACCCTGGATCTGTCGGGGATGAATATCTCCATCCGCAGCAAAACCAAGGTGAGTCGTCATCACTCTGATACCAATTTCGGGGCCAAACTGGCACAGAAAAGCAGTCCAAACCAGCCAATCATGCCCATGGTCACGCCGTCTGACCTCCGTTCTGTTCGCCTGAGATCCATCAGCAAGTCGGAGCCGGAAGATGACGTTGAGAGCCCGGATTACACCGAGGAGCCTGGCGCCGAGGAAGTCTTCACCTTGCCAGAGAAAAAAGTGAAACCTCCGATAGCCGAGAAACCTCCACTGGCCCGAAGACCTCCAAGTTTGATTCACAGGCCGCCCTCTCTCTCCGGGGAGCATCCACTAACTTCTCCTACCATGGCTATGACACCCAAGAGCTCTGTTCCACACATGAAGCAGCTCCCCCAAGACAGCTACACAGTGTTGCGGAAACCAAAGTCACCCAGCTTCCCCAGTAGCAGGAGCCCGGGGGAGTCAACAGCGCCCTCCAGCCTCGTCTGCACACCTCTTGCCGGTTCCTCTGGTGCTTTCTTCTCAGGAACACAGCAACCTCCCCAGGCCACTGTAGAAGATGGGGGCGCCAAGGTGAGAGCCCTGCCTGAAAGAATCAGCCTCCAGAGCCAGGAAGAAGCTGAGAAAAAGATCAGCAAGATTCCACCTCCGGTACCAAAAAAGCCCAGTGTGCTCTACCTGCCTCTCACCTCGCCTGTAGCTCCGACGGATGCCTGCACGGCAGAACCAAGGCTGCCTTTCAGCCCCATCATCACCCTGGAGGAAGATGCCAAGTGTCCCTCCACTGGTGATGACTTGAAGTCACCTGGTAAAAGCGTGGCTTCGGCTCCTCCCGTTGACAGTAAAAAggaggccatctctccag GGAGGCCTGTAGAACCAAGCACCGAAGAGAAAAGTTTAATCAGTGATAAAACAGCCGAATGGATCTCGGAGGAGGATGATGACGTGTTTGTGGCTTCTCGCACAACTGAAGATTTGTTTACTGTGATCCACAG GTCCAAAAGAAAGCTACTCGGCTGGAAAGAGCCTGGGGAGGCCTTCCCAGGCAGCAGACCCAGCTCCCATTCGCCAGTGAAGAACACAGCTGATTCTCCCACCAGTGAGTCCGCTGCTGCCACAGGGCCAAGTGGCAGTGCGAGCCTAGATGCTGGCAGAAATGATGACTTCAAGGCCTTGCTCCAGAAGAAGGGAAGTAAGGCGACGCCCAAGACCCGCCCGTCGGCGGCCGAGCTGCTGAAGACCACTAACCCTCTGGCTCGAAGAATCATTGCACAGTTCTCAAAAGACTATGAACCCACCGACAACCCCAGTACCTAA
- the Nhsl2 gene encoding NHS-like protein 2 isoform X3: MERGESLTLFWSRGAAANSGRENATATAHSRSSWRQPVNVFLSSGRPPSVEELLREAQLNLQSLLQEEYEEQYSEARILGQTFRSSDEAPEPTPSQRPQSAKRLEFVLMPAQRQLSEDETTTQGVRAPEACLSLSTADKQTSWNGPFPLPVLKEKSWLQPCSTQSDLVPINISGQQFDRHASFRHSLFNTETAVNPKSTLRRRRTIIGFSNFSQRDPGHSNSPAGSLVCSATSDVRPGHSAPQVVQGRVAVGQEARFPSLTSPGPRHSSSEPADPHQARGGPDPPGMESMAVVYSVPGSCNGPTESTFSASWKGEAFTYMTPSASSQGNQGSENGKNPSSGNSWVSLNTLPPLVPKEAATLFVTRDNPAGCTGLPRYSEHLTQRRQIPERPPKIGLLARGTSRLETGPGGTNRFRERSLSVPTDSGVTSVDYDEEQKAGEACILPYASTSSEGSNSTDNIAALSTEQEARHRRQRSKSISLKKAKKKPSPPMRSVSLVKDEPVLPPEGELAMPKDQRPRSLCLSLEHQGHHSSQPDAQGHAQSSVPTLKDPEGTQFSHHWYLTDWKSGDTCQSLSSSSTATGTTVIECTQVQGSSESLASPSTSRATTPSQLSIEVEAREVASPGRPTGLMSPSSGYSSQSETPTPTVSMSLTLGHLPPPSTSGRVRPVVPERKSSLPPTSPMEKICKSRLSFDLPLTSSTTLDLSGMNISIRSKTKVSRHHSDTNFGAKLAQKSSPNQPIMPMVTPSDLRSVRLRSISKSEPEDDVESPDYTEEPGAEEVFTLPEKKVKPPIAEKPPLARRPPSLIHRPPSLSGEHPLTSPTMAMTPKSSVPHMKQLPQDSYTVLRKPKSPSFPSSRSPGESTAPSSLVCTPLAGSSGAFFSGTQQPPQATVEDGGAKVRALPERISLQSQEEAEKKISKIPPPVPKKPSVLYLPLTSPVAPTDACTAEPRLPFSPIITLEEDAKCPSTGDDLKSPGKSVASAPPVDSKKEAISPGRPVEPSTEEKSLISDKTAEWISEEDDDVFVASRTTEDLFTVIHRSKRKLLGWKEPGEAFPGSRPSSHSPVKNTADSPTSESAAATGPSGSASLDAGRNDDFKALLQKKGSKATPKTRPSAAELLKTTNPLARRIIAQFSKDYEPTDNPST; the protein is encoded by the exons CTGCAGCTAACTCGGGTCGGGAAAATGCGACAGCGACTGCCCACTCGAGGTCGTCATGGCGACAGCCAGTGAACGTGTTCCTCTCCTCGGGCAGGCCCCCGAGTGTAGAGGAACTGCTTCGCGAGGCGCAGCTCAATCTCCAGAGCCTGTTGCAAG AAGAATATGAGGAACAGTATTCGGAGGCCAGAATTCTGGGGCAGACCTTCCGCTCTTCGGATGAGGCTCCTGAGCCTACTCCCAGCCAAAGGCCCCAGTCGGCCAAGCGTCTGGAGTTTGTGTTGATG CCTGCACAACGGCAGCTGAGCGAGGATGAGACCACCACCCAGGGTGTGAGGGCCCCCGAGGCCTGCCTGAGCCTGTCTACAGCCGACAAGCAAACCTCCTGGAATGGTCCCTTCCCGCTACCCGTCCTAAAGGAGAAGAGCTGGCTTCAGCCCTGCTCCACGCAGTCTGACCTTGTGCCCATCAACATCTCGG GGCAGCAGTTTGATAGACATGCAAGTTTTCGACACTCGTTGTTTAACACAGAGACAGCCGTGAACCCCAAGTCCACCCTGAGGCGGAGGCGGACCATTATTGGATTCTCTAACTTTTCTCAGCGAGACCCAG GTCACAGCAACAGCCCAGCGGGCAGCCTGGTCTGCTCCGCCACCTCAGACGTCAGGCCCGGCCACTCGGCTCCACAAGTTGTTCAGGGAAGAGTTGCTGTTGGGCAGGAAGCTCGGTTTCCAAGTCTCACCTCGCCAGGACCGAGACACTCTTCTAGTGAGCCTGCAGACCCACACCAGGCACGTGGTGGCCCAGACCCTCCGGGCatggagagcatggcagtggtgtaCAGTGTCCCCGGTTCTTGCAATGGACCGACAGAGTCAACGTTCTCCGCCTCCTGGAAGGGAGAAGCTTTCACATACATGACACCAAGTGCCAGCAGCCAGGGCAATCAAGGcagtgaaaatggaaaaaatccTTCCTCTGGAAATTCCTGGGTGTCTCTGAACACACTCCCACCTCTGGTCCCTAAGGAGGCGGCTACCCTCTTTGTCACCCGGGATAACCCAGCAGGATGCACTGGGCTACCCAGATACTCTGAGCACCTCACTCAGCGAAGGCAAATACCAGAAAGACCTCCCAAGATTGGCCTTCTGGCCCGTGGTACCTCAAGACTGGAAACAGGCCCAGGCGGGACCAACAGATTCCGGGAGCGGTCACTGTCTGTGCCCACAGACTCCGGGGTCACCTCAGTGGACTATGATGAAGAACAGAAGGCTGGGGAGGCCTGCATCCTGCCTTATGCCAGTACAAGTTCTGAAGGTAGCAACAGTACTGACAACATTGCGGCCCTCAGCACTGAGCAAGAGGCGCGGCACAGAAGGCAAAGATCCAAAAGTATTTCACTCAAGAAGGCTAAAAAGAAGCCCTCTCCACCCATGCGCAGTGTCTCACTAGTCAAAGACGAACCAGTCCTCCCACCAGAAGGTGAACTGGCAATGCCCAAGGACCAGAGGCCCAGGAGCCTTTGCCTCTCCTTGGAACACCAAGGGCATCATTCATCTCAGCCTGATGCTCAAGGTCACGCGCAAAGCTCTGTGCCAACTCTCAAAGATCCGGAAGGTACACAGTTCTCTCACCACTGGTATCTTACTGACTGGAAGTCTGGTGACACCTGCCAATCCTTGTCCAGCTCCAGCACTGCCACTGGTACCACGGTCATTGAGTGCACTCAAGTTCAGGGAAGCTCCGAGTCTCTGGCCTCCCCTTCCACCTCCAGAGCGACAACCCCCTCCCAGCTCTCCATTGAGGTGGAAGCCAGGGAAGTAGCCTCCCCTGGAAGGCCCACTGGACTGATGTCTCCTTCCAGTGGGTACTCCAGCCAGTCAGAGACACCCACGCCCACTGTCTCCATGTCCTTGACCCTGGGCCACTTACCCCCTCCAAGCACCAGTGGCCGAGTACGTCCAGTGGTGCCAGAAAGGAAGTCATCACTGCCTCCAACTTCGCCAATGGAAAAAATCTGCAAGTCACGGTTATCATTTGACCTACCACTGACCTCTTCAACTACCCTGGATCTGTCGGGGATGAATATCTCCATCCGCAGCAAAACCAAGGTGAGTCGTCATCACTCTGATACCAATTTCGGGGCCAAACTGGCACAGAAAAGCAGTCCAAACCAGCCAATCATGCCCATGGTCACGCCGTCTGACCTCCGTTCTGTTCGCCTGAGATCCATCAGCAAGTCGGAGCCGGAAGATGACGTTGAGAGCCCGGATTACACCGAGGAGCCTGGCGCCGAGGAAGTCTTCACCTTGCCAGAGAAAAAAGTGAAACCTCCGATAGCCGAGAAACCTCCACTGGCCCGAAGACCTCCAAGTTTGATTCACAGGCCGCCCTCTCTCTCCGGGGAGCATCCACTAACTTCTCCTACCATGGCTATGACACCCAAGAGCTCTGTTCCACACATGAAGCAGCTCCCCCAAGACAGCTACACAGTGTTGCGGAAACCAAAGTCACCCAGCTTCCCCAGTAGCAGGAGCCCGGGGGAGTCAACAGCGCCCTCCAGCCTCGTCTGCACACCTCTTGCCGGTTCCTCTGGTGCTTTCTTCTCAGGAACACAGCAACCTCCCCAGGCCACTGTAGAAGATGGGGGCGCCAAGGTGAGAGCCCTGCCTGAAAGAATCAGCCTCCAGAGCCAGGAAGAAGCTGAGAAAAAGATCAGCAAGATTCCACCTCCGGTACCAAAAAAGCCCAGTGTGCTCTACCTGCCTCTCACCTCGCCTGTAGCTCCGACGGATGCCTGCACGGCAGAACCAAGGCTGCCTTTCAGCCCCATCATCACCCTGGAGGAAGATGCCAAGTGTCCCTCCACTGGTGATGACTTGAAGTCACCTGGTAAAAGCGTGGCTTCGGCTCCTCCCGTTGACAGTAAAAAggaggccatctctccag GGAGGCCTGTAGAACCAAGCACCGAAGAGAAAAGTTTAATCAGTGATAAAACAGCCGAATGGATCTCGGAGGAGGATGATGACGTGTTTGTGGCTTCTCGCACAACTGAAGATTTGTTTACTGTGATCCACAG GTCCAAAAGAAAGCTACTCGGCTGGAAAGAGCCTGGGGAGGCCTTCCCAGGCAGCAGACCCAGCTCCCATTCGCCAGTGAAGAACACAGCTGATTCTCCCACCAGTGAGTCCGCTGCTGCCACAGGGCCAAGTGGCAGTGCGAGCCTAGATGCTGGCAGAAATGATGACTTCAAGGCCTTGCTCCAGAAGAAGGGAAGTAAGGCGACGCCCAAGACCCGCCCGTCGGCGGCCGAGCTGCTGAAGACCACTAACCCTCTGGCTCGAAGAATCATTGCACAGTTCTCAAAAGACTATGAACCCACCGACAACCCCAGTACCTAA
- the Nhsl2 gene encoding NHS-like protein 2 isoform X8: MMGNSHHKQPRSKSQSSRMHSATGHSNSPAGSLVCSATSDVRPGHSAPQVVQGRVAVGQEARFPSLTSPGPRHSSSEPADPHQARGGPDPPGMESMAVVYSVPGSCNGPTESTFSASWKGEAFTYMTPSASSQGNQGSENGKNPSSGNSWVSLNTLPPLVPKEAATLFVTRDNPAGCTGLPRYSEHLTQRRQIPERPPKIGLLARGTSRLETGPGGTNRFRERSLSVPTDSGVTSVDYDEEQKAGEACILPYASTSSEGSNSTDNIAALSTEQEARHRRQRSKSISLKKAKKKPSPPMRSVSLVKDEPVLPPEGELAMPKDQRPRSLCLSLEHQGHHSSQPDAQGHAQSSVPTLKDPEGTQFSHHWYLTDWKSGDTCQSLSSSSTATGTTVIECTQVQGSSESLASPSTSRATTPSQLSIEVEAREVASPGRPTGLMSPSSGYSSQSETPTPTVSMSLTLGHLPPPSTSGRVRPVVPERKSSLPPTSPMEKICKSRLSFDLPLTSSTTLDLSGMNISIRSKTKVSRHHSDTNFGAKLAQKSSPNQPIMPMVTPSDLRSVRLRSISKSEPEDDVESPDYTEEPGAEEVFTLPEKKVKPPIAEKPPLARRPPSLIHRPPSLSGEHPLTSPTMAMTPKSSVPHMKQLPQDSYTVLRKPKSPSFPSSRSPGESTAPSSLVCTPLAGSSGAFFSGTQQPPQATVEDGGAKVRALPERISLQSQEEAEKKISKIPPPVPKKPSVLYLPLTSPVAPTDACTAEPRLPFSPIITLEEDAKCPSTGDDLKSPGKSVASAPPVDSKKEAISPGRPVEPSTEEKSLISDKTAEWISEEDDDVFVASRTTEDLFTVIHRSKRKLLGWKEPGEAFPGSRPSSHSPVKNTADSPTSESAAATGPSGSASLDAGRNDDFKALLQKKGSKATPKTRPSAAELLKTTNPLARRIIAQFSKDYEPTDNPST, translated from the exons GTCACAGCAACAGCCCAGCGGGCAGCCTGGTCTGCTCCGCCACCTCAGACGTCAGGCCCGGCCACTCGGCTCCACAAGTTGTTCAGGGAAGAGTTGCTGTTGGGCAGGAAGCTCGGTTTCCAAGTCTCACCTCGCCAGGACCGAGACACTCTTCTAGTGAGCCTGCAGACCCACACCAGGCACGTGGTGGCCCAGACCCTCCGGGCatggagagcatggcagtggtgtaCAGTGTCCCCGGTTCTTGCAATGGACCGACAGAGTCAACGTTCTCCGCCTCCTGGAAGGGAGAAGCTTTCACATACATGACACCAAGTGCCAGCAGCCAGGGCAATCAAGGcagtgaaaatggaaaaaatccTTCCTCTGGAAATTCCTGGGTGTCTCTGAACACACTCCCACCTCTGGTCCCTAAGGAGGCGGCTACCCTCTTTGTCACCCGGGATAACCCAGCAGGATGCACTGGGCTACCCAGATACTCTGAGCACCTCACTCAGCGAAGGCAAATACCAGAAAGACCTCCCAAGATTGGCCTTCTGGCCCGTGGTACCTCAAGACTGGAAACAGGCCCAGGCGGGACCAACAGATTCCGGGAGCGGTCACTGTCTGTGCCCACAGACTCCGGGGTCACCTCAGTGGACTATGATGAAGAACAGAAGGCTGGGGAGGCCTGCATCCTGCCTTATGCCAGTACAAGTTCTGAAGGTAGCAACAGTACTGACAACATTGCGGCCCTCAGCACTGAGCAAGAGGCGCGGCACAGAAGGCAAAGATCCAAAAGTATTTCACTCAAGAAGGCTAAAAAGAAGCCCTCTCCACCCATGCGCAGTGTCTCACTAGTCAAAGACGAACCAGTCCTCCCACCAGAAGGTGAACTGGCAATGCCCAAGGACCAGAGGCCCAGGAGCCTTTGCCTCTCCTTGGAACACCAAGGGCATCATTCATCTCAGCCTGATGCTCAAGGTCACGCGCAAAGCTCTGTGCCAACTCTCAAAGATCCGGAAGGTACACAGTTCTCTCACCACTGGTATCTTACTGACTGGAAGTCTGGTGACACCTGCCAATCCTTGTCCAGCTCCAGCACTGCCACTGGTACCACGGTCATTGAGTGCACTCAAGTTCAGGGAAGCTCCGAGTCTCTGGCCTCCCCTTCCACCTCCAGAGCGACAACCCCCTCCCAGCTCTCCATTGAGGTGGAAGCCAGGGAAGTAGCCTCCCCTGGAAGGCCCACTGGACTGATGTCTCCTTCCAGTGGGTACTCCAGCCAGTCAGAGACACCCACGCCCACTGTCTCCATGTCCTTGACCCTGGGCCACTTACCCCCTCCAAGCACCAGTGGCCGAGTACGTCCAGTGGTGCCAGAAAGGAAGTCATCACTGCCTCCAACTTCGCCAATGGAAAAAATCTGCAAGTCACGGTTATCATTTGACCTACCACTGACCTCTTCAACTACCCTGGATCTGTCGGGGATGAATATCTCCATCCGCAGCAAAACCAAGGTGAGTCGTCATCACTCTGATACCAATTTCGGGGCCAAACTGGCACAGAAAAGCAGTCCAAACCAGCCAATCATGCCCATGGTCACGCCGTCTGACCTCCGTTCTGTTCGCCTGAGATCCATCAGCAAGTCGGAGCCGGAAGATGACGTTGAGAGCCCGGATTACACCGAGGAGCCTGGCGCCGAGGAAGTCTTCACCTTGCCAGAGAAAAAAGTGAAACCTCCGATAGCCGAGAAACCTCCACTGGCCCGAAGACCTCCAAGTTTGATTCACAGGCCGCCCTCTCTCTCCGGGGAGCATCCACTAACTTCTCCTACCATGGCTATGACACCCAAGAGCTCTGTTCCACACATGAAGCAGCTCCCCCAAGACAGCTACACAGTGTTGCGGAAACCAAAGTCACCCAGCTTCCCCAGTAGCAGGAGCCCGGGGGAGTCAACAGCGCCCTCCAGCCTCGTCTGCACACCTCTTGCCGGTTCCTCTGGTGCTTTCTTCTCAGGAACACAGCAACCTCCCCAGGCCACTGTAGAAGATGGGGGCGCCAAGGTGAGAGCCCTGCCTGAAAGAATCAGCCTCCAGAGCCAGGAAGAAGCTGAGAAAAAGATCAGCAAGATTCCACCTCCGGTACCAAAAAAGCCCAGTGTGCTCTACCTGCCTCTCACCTCGCCTGTAGCTCCGACGGATGCCTGCACGGCAGAACCAAGGCTGCCTTTCAGCCCCATCATCACCCTGGAGGAAGATGCCAAGTGTCCCTCCACTGGTGATGACTTGAAGTCACCTGGTAAAAGCGTGGCTTCGGCTCCTCCCGTTGACAGTAAAAAggaggccatctctccag GGAGGCCTGTAGAACCAAGCACCGAAGAGAAAAGTTTAATCAGTGATAAAACAGCCGAATGGATCTCGGAGGAGGATGATGACGTGTTTGTGGCTTCTCGCACAACTGAAGATTTGTTTACTGTGATCCACAG GTCCAAAAGAAAGCTACTCGGCTGGAAAGAGCCTGGGGAGGCCTTCCCAGGCAGCAGACCCAGCTCCCATTCGCCAGTGAAGAACACAGCTGATTCTCCCACCAGTGAGTCCGCTGCTGCCACAGGGCCAAGTGGCAGTGCGAGCCTAGATGCTGGCAGAAATGATGACTTCAAGGCCTTGCTCCAGAAGAAGGGAAGTAAGGCGACGCCCAAGACCCGCCCGTCGGCGGCCGAGCTGCTGAAGACCACTAACCCTCTGGCTCGAAGAATCATTGCACAGTTCTCAAAAGACTATGAACCCACCGACAACCCCAGTACCTAA